The Streptomyces seoulensis genome contains a region encoding:
- a CDS encoding VOC family protein, whose translation MACRISELVVDAADPERLAAFWSDVLGYVELGREDDGSIEIGPPGAGFGGPQPTLVLSPSTDPRPGKLRLHIDVNPTDRDQDAELERLLALGARPVDVGQTGAEDWHVLADPEGNEFCLLRRRLDPA comes from the coding sequence ATGGCATGCCGCATCAGTGAGCTGGTCGTCGACGCCGCCGATCCCGAGCGGCTCGCCGCGTTCTGGAGCGACGTACTGGGTTACGTGGAACTCGGCCGCGAGGACGACGGCAGCATCGAGATCGGACCGCCCGGCGCCGGGTTCGGAGGTCCGCAGCCCACTCTCGTCCTCAGCCCCAGCACCGACCCCCGCCCCGGCAAGCTCCGGCTGCACATCGACGTCAACCCCACCGACCGCGACCAGGACGCCGAGCTGGAGCGGCTGCTCGCACTCGGCGCCCGTCCCGTCGACGTCGGCCAGACCGGCGCCGAGGACTGGCACGTCCTGGCCGACCCGGAGGGCAACGAGTTCTGCCTCCTGCGCAGGCGCCTGGATCCGGCATAG
- a CDS encoding antibiotic biosynthesis monooxygenase family protein, translated as MTLTAHIDTTRPVATLINVFTVAPDRQVELIDLLSRATEETMKHRPGFISANFHASLDGESVINYAQWETEEHYRAMLADPEARVHMDKAATIATAVRPRLFRVESVHAS; from the coding sequence ATGACCCTCACCGCACACATCGACACCACGCGCCCGGTGGCCACGCTCATCAACGTGTTCACCGTCGCCCCGGACCGCCAGGTCGAGCTGATCGACCTCCTCTCCCGCGCCACGGAGGAGACGATGAAGCACCGGCCGGGCTTCATCAGCGCCAACTTCCACGCCTCCCTGGACGGCGAGAGCGTCATCAACTACGCCCAGTGGGAGACCGAGGAGCACTACCGCGCGATGCTGGCCGACCCCGAGGCCAGGGTGCACATGGACAAGGCGGCGACCATCGCCACCGCCGTCCGGCCCCGGCTGTTCCGGGTGGAGTCGGTCCACGCGAGCTGA
- a CDS encoding enoyl-CoA hydratase/isomerase family protein — protein MTGAEAPVLVHTIGRAAYLTLNRPKALNALNHAMVGLIGEALTEWERDPTVRTVVVTGAGERGLCAGGDIRAVHDDARDGDGTASAEFWRDEYLLNARIARYPKPYVAVMDGIVMGGGVGISAHGSVRIVTERSRIAMPETGIGFVPDVGGTYLLSRAPGELGTHLALTGAQFGAGDALLCGLADHYVPSAALPDLVAELAALPVEEALARHGRPAPDGGLAAQREWIDPCYAADTVEEIIARLREHGSPEAKAAADTLLTRSPTALKITLASLRRAGRLGSLEAVLDQEYRVSCAALTAPDLVEGVRAQIIDKDRSPRWSPATLAEVSDVERFFAPLGERELGLGAVPHSG, from the coding sequence ATGACCGGCGCCGAGGCACCCGTACTGGTGCACACCATCGGCCGGGCCGCCTACCTCACGCTCAACCGCCCCAAGGCACTCAACGCCCTGAACCACGCCATGGTCGGGCTCATCGGCGAAGCGCTCACCGAGTGGGAGCGGGATCCGACGGTGAGGACCGTGGTCGTCACGGGGGCGGGGGAGCGGGGGCTGTGCGCGGGTGGTGACATCCGTGCCGTCCACGACGACGCCCGCGACGGCGACGGCACCGCCTCGGCGGAGTTCTGGCGGGACGAGTACCTGCTCAACGCCCGGATCGCCCGCTATCCCAAGCCGTACGTCGCCGTGATGGACGGGATCGTCATGGGCGGCGGTGTCGGCATCTCCGCGCACGGAAGCGTCCGGATCGTCACCGAGCGGTCCCGGATCGCCATGCCCGAGACCGGCATCGGCTTCGTCCCGGACGTGGGCGGCACCTACCTCCTGTCACGGGCACCGGGCGAACTGGGCACCCACCTCGCGCTCACCGGCGCGCAGTTCGGCGCGGGGGACGCGCTGCTGTGCGGACTGGCCGACCACTACGTACCGTCCGCCGCGCTCCCGGACCTGGTGGCCGAACTCGCCGCACTCCCCGTGGAGGAAGCGCTCGCCCGCCATGGCCGTCCGGCCCCGGACGGCGGGCTGGCGGCCCAGCGGGAGTGGATCGACCCCTGCTACGCCGCCGACACGGTCGAGGAGATCATCGCCCGGCTGCGGGAGCACGGCTCGCCCGAGGCGAAGGCGGCCGCCGACACCCTGCTGACCAGGTCCCCCACCGCCCTGAAGATCACCCTGGCCTCCCTCCGGCGGGCCGGGCGGCTCGGCTCACTGGAGGCGGTCCTCGACCAGGAGTACCGGGTCTCCTGCGCGGCCCTGACCGCCCCCGACCTGGTCGAGGGCGTCCGGGCCCAGATCATCGACAAGGACCGCTCCCCGCGCTGGTCGCCCGCCACTCTGGCGGAGGTCTCCGACGTGGAGCGGTTCTTCGCTCCGCTGGGCGAGCGCGAGCTGGGACTGGGGGCCGTCCCTCACTCCGGGTGA
- a CDS encoding tetratricopeptide repeat protein, giving the protein MDIEYYDHGTAAERWERAGMFFDAKEYANAARVLTGLVEEVPEQTAPRLLLARAYYHSAQLGRAEAELRIIVERDPVEHYARLMLGRTLERQSRTEEAAPHLRIAAALAGDFPQE; this is encoded by the coding sequence GTGGACATCGAGTACTACGACCACGGCACCGCCGCCGAGCGCTGGGAGCGGGCGGGGATGTTCTTCGACGCCAAGGAGTACGCCAACGCCGCGCGCGTGCTCACCGGGCTGGTCGAGGAGGTCCCGGAGCAGACCGCGCCCCGGCTGCTGCTGGCCCGCGCCTACTACCACTCCGCCCAGCTCGGCCGCGCGGAGGCCGAACTGCGGATCATCGTGGAGCGGGACCCGGTGGAGCACTACGCCCGGCTGATGCTGGGCCGCACGCTGGAGCGCCAGTCCCGTACCGAGGAGGCCGCACCACATCTGCGGATCGCCGCCGCCCTCGCGGGCGACTTCCCGCAGGAGTGA
- a CDS encoding peptide deformylase: MTPVSDHASLAERVAELLAAGGPLPIVAAGHPVLRHPAEPYEGQLGPDLFARFTQALRDTMHAAPGVGLAAPQVGVGLRIAVIEDPAPVPEEIAVARGRVPLPFRVLVNPSYEPEGTEGASFFEGCLSVPGWQAVVTRHARVRLRGQDELGRELDEVVAGWPARIVQHETDHLDGTLYLDRAELRSLSTNEAVAARWAQPSPEAAAEALGFELPQKGTQLSR; encoded by the coding sequence ATGACACCTGTCAGCGATCACGCTTCCCTGGCCGAGCGGGTGGCCGAACTCCTGGCCGCGGGCGGCCCGTTGCCCATCGTCGCGGCCGGGCACCCGGTACTGCGCCACCCGGCCGAGCCCTACGAAGGCCAGCTCGGGCCCGACCTGTTCGCCCGCTTCACGCAGGCGCTGCGCGACACCATGCACGCGGCGCCCGGCGTCGGCCTCGCCGCGCCGCAGGTCGGGGTGGGACTGCGGATCGCCGTGATCGAGGACCCGGCTCCGGTGCCGGAGGAGATCGCGGTGGCCCGGGGCCGGGTGCCGCTGCCGTTCCGGGTACTGGTCAACCCCTCGTACGAGCCGGAGGGCACCGAGGGCGCGTCCTTCTTCGAGGGGTGCCTGAGCGTGCCCGGCTGGCAGGCCGTGGTGACCCGGCACGCGCGGGTGCGGCTGCGCGGTCAGGACGAGCTGGGCCGGGAGCTGGACGAGGTGGTCGCCGGGTGGCCCGCCCGGATCGTGCAGCACGAGACGGACCACCTGGACGGCACCCTGTACCTCGACCGCGCCGAACTCCGCTCGCTGTCGACCAACGAGGCCGTGGCGGCCCGCTGGGCACAGCCGTCACCGGAGGCGGCGGCCGAGGCGCTGGGCTTCGAACTCCCTCAGAAGGGGACTCAGTTGTCCCGGTAA
- a CDS encoding dihydrolipoyl dehydrogenase family protein — translation MTETETIAYDVVVLGAGPVGENAADRTHAAGLSTAIVESELVGGECSYWACMPSKALLRPVIAQADARRLPGLAPANQGPLDAEAVLARRNDFASHWKDDGQAAWLDGAGVALYRGHGRLAGPRTVTVTAEDGTVTTLTARQAVVVATGTRAQLPDLPGLDEVRPWTSREANSAQAVPDRLIVVGGGVVATEMATAWQALGSHVTLLVRGKGLLSRMEPFAGELVARSLTEAGVDVRTGTSVESVARENGTVVAVTGTGERIEADEILFATGRAPQSDDIGLDTVGLEPGSWLEVDDTLQVPGTDWLYAVGDVNHRALLTHQGKYQARIAGAAIAARASDTPLDDAPWGAHAATADHYAVPQVVFTDPEAAAVGMSLAEAEQAGHRVRAVDVDFGSVAGASLYGDGYKGRARMVVDLDEEILRGVTFVGPGVGELVHSATVAVAGRVPLDRLWHVVPPFPTLSEVWLRLLEAYRDN, via the coding sequence ATGACGGAAACGGAAACCATCGCGTACGACGTCGTGGTGCTCGGGGCCGGGCCCGTGGGGGAGAACGCCGCCGACCGGACCCACGCGGCCGGGCTCAGCACGGCGATCGTGGAGAGCGAACTGGTGGGCGGTGAGTGCTCGTACTGGGCCTGCATGCCCAGCAAGGCGCTGCTCAGGCCGGTCATCGCCCAGGCCGACGCCCGCCGCCTGCCCGGTCTCGCCCCCGCGAACCAGGGCCCCCTCGACGCCGAGGCGGTGCTCGCCCGCCGGAACGACTTCGCCTCGCACTGGAAGGACGACGGCCAGGCCGCGTGGCTGGACGGTGCCGGGGTCGCCCTCTACCGGGGCCACGGCCGCCTCGCCGGACCCCGCACGGTCACGGTCACCGCCGAGGACGGCACGGTCACCACCCTCACCGCACGGCAGGCGGTCGTCGTCGCCACCGGCACCCGCGCCCAGCTCCCCGACCTGCCCGGACTCGACGAAGTACGGCCCTGGACCAGCCGGGAGGCGAATAGCGCGCAGGCGGTGCCCGACCGGCTGATCGTGGTCGGCGGCGGGGTCGTCGCCACCGAGATGGCCACCGCCTGGCAGGCGCTCGGCTCGCACGTGACCCTGCTGGTCCGGGGCAAGGGCCTGCTCAGCCGCATGGAACCGTTCGCCGGGGAACTGGTCGCCCGGTCGCTCACCGAGGCGGGCGTGGACGTGCGCACCGGCACTTCCGTCGAGTCCGTCGCCCGCGAGAACGGCACCGTTGTGGCCGTCACCGGCACCGGCGAGCGCATCGAGGCCGACGAGATCCTGTTCGCCACCGGCCGCGCCCCGCAGAGCGACGACATCGGCCTCGACACGGTCGGCCTCGAACCCGGCTCCTGGCTGGAAGTGGACGACACCCTCCAGGTCCCCGGCACCGACTGGCTGTACGCGGTCGGCGACGTCAACCACCGGGCGCTCCTCACCCACCAGGGCAAGTACCAGGCCCGGATCGCGGGCGCCGCCATCGCCGCCCGCGCCTCCGACACCCCGCTGGACGACGCCCCGTGGGGCGCCCACGCGGCCACCGCCGACCACTACGCCGTACCCCAGGTCGTCTTCACCGACCCCGAGGCCGCCGCCGTGGGGATGTCCCTCGCGGAGGCCGAGCAGGCCGGGCACCGGGTCCGCGCGGTCGACGTCGACTTCGGCTCGGTCGCGGGGGCGAGCCTGTACGGGGACGGCTACAAGGGGCGGGCCCGCATGGTCGTCGACCTGGACGAGGAGATCCTGCGCGGGGTCACCTTCGTCGGGCCGGGTGTGGGTGAGCTCGTCCACTCGGCGACCGTCGCCGTCGCCGGGCGGGTGCCCCTGGACCGGCTGTGGCACGTGGTGCCGCCGTTCCCGACGCTCAGCGAGGTGTGGCTGCGGCTGCTGGAGGCTTACCGGGACAACTGA
- the trxA gene encoding thioredoxin has translation MTSTVELTKENFDQTVAENKFVLIDFWADWCGPCKQFAPVYEKAAEANPDLVFAKVDTEAQPELAQAFGIQSIPTLMIVRDQVAIFAQPGALPEPALTDVIDQARKLDMDEVRKDIAAQEGQGQQPGE, from the coding sequence ATGACCAGCACCGTGGAGCTGACCAAGGAGAACTTCGACCAGACGGTGGCGGAGAACAAGTTCGTCCTCATCGACTTCTGGGCGGACTGGTGCGGGCCGTGCAAGCAGTTCGCGCCGGTGTACGAGAAGGCCGCCGAGGCCAACCCGGACCTGGTGTTCGCCAAGGTCGACACCGAGGCCCAGCCGGAGCTGGCGCAGGCGTTCGGCATCCAGTCGATCCCGACGCTGATGATCGTCCGCGACCAGGTGGCGATCTTCGCCCAGCCGGGCGCGCTGCCCGAGCCCGCGCTGACGGACGTCATCGACCAGGCCCGGAAGCTGGACATGGACGAGGTCCGCAAGGACATCGCGGCCCAGGAGGGTCAGGGGCAGCAGCCGGGCGAGTGA
- a CDS encoding LacI family DNA-binding transcriptional regulator produces the protein MVQIPNTPTSADVARLAGVSRATVSYVLNDTDAVRISEPTRRRVHAAARELGYVPHAAARALRAGHSRMVLMPAPTVPVGPLHSRFLGELQAALGRLDYTVVQHGAVGQSDESARAWAELRPVAVLAPGSGLGPHGVAVLKRAGARAVVTLGPARVEGAHALLMDHTVVGHRAATHLHARGRRRIGVILPEEPGLEVFSRPRLAGVRRALAGTDATVTALPLAYTERAAGELAARWAESNLDAVFAYNDEYAMLLMRALQDAGVRVPEDVALIGADDLMLGRLLRPRLSTVRIELPSGRDLAGFVDHAVRRPGAEPEVRTVLDATVVHRASS, from the coding sequence ATGGTGCAGATACCGAACACGCCCACGAGCGCCGACGTGGCCCGCCTGGCCGGCGTCTCGCGCGCGACCGTGTCCTACGTCCTCAACGACACCGACGCCGTACGGATCAGCGAGCCCACGCGCCGTCGCGTCCACGCCGCCGCCCGTGAACTCGGGTACGTGCCGCACGCCGCCGCCCGCGCCCTGCGCGCCGGACACAGCCGTATGGTCCTGATGCCCGCCCCCACCGTCCCGGTGGGCCCCCTCCACAGCCGCTTCCTCGGTGAACTCCAGGCTGCTCTCGGACGGCTCGACTACACCGTCGTCCAGCACGGCGCCGTCGGCCAGAGCGACGAATCCGCCCGCGCCTGGGCCGAGTTACGCCCCGTCGCCGTGCTGGCCCCCGGCTCGGGACTCGGCCCGCACGGCGTCGCGGTGCTCAAGCGGGCCGGGGCCCGCGCCGTGGTGACCCTCGGCCCCGCGCGCGTCGAGGGCGCGCACGCCCTGCTGATGGACCACACCGTCGTCGGCCACCGCGCCGCCACCCACCTGCACGCCCGCGGCCGCCGCCGGATCGGCGTGATCCTGCCCGAGGAACCCGGCCTGGAGGTCTTCTCCCGCCCCCGCCTCGCGGGCGTCCGCCGCGCCCTCGCCGGCACCGACGCCACCGTGACCGCGCTGCCCCTCGCGTACACGGAACGGGCGGCCGGTGAACTGGCCGCCCGTTGGGCCGAGTCGAACCTCGACGCCGTGTTCGCCTACAACGACGAGTACGCGATGCTGCTGATGCGCGCCCTCCAGGACGCCGGGGTGCGCGTTCCGGAGGACGTGGCCCTGATCGGCGCCGACGACCTCATGCTCGGGCGGCTGTTGCGCCCCCGGCTCAGCACCGTCCGCATCGAACTGCCCTCCGGCCGCGACCTCGCCGGATTCGTCGACCACGCCGTACGCCGGCCAGGAGCCGAACCCGAGGTCCGTACCGTGCTGGACGCCACCGTCGTCCACCGGGCGTCGAGCTGA
- a CDS encoding TetR/AcrR family transcriptional regulator, producing MTPPPGSRRERPAKPALTREGIVAAAVAIMRAEGLRKVTMRRLAQELDTGPASLYVYVRNTDELHAAVLDELLGSLPPVPSEGTWRQRLEQVLTSCTAMLLAHPELARSALTARPSGPHYLNLIETLLGLLAEGGVPRDRAAWGVDLLLQHATATAAEHAGEEPADDWRNLVGVLREVPGRTHPHIAGSAHVLLSGTPENRLSWAFQTLINGIERTAVPD from the coding sequence ATGACACCACCCCCCGGCTCCCGTCGGGAGCGACCCGCCAAGCCCGCCCTCACCCGGGAGGGCATCGTGGCCGCCGCGGTGGCGATCATGCGCGCCGAGGGGCTGCGCAAGGTCACCATGCGGCGACTGGCACAGGAGCTCGACACCGGCCCCGCCTCGCTCTACGTCTACGTCCGCAACACCGACGAACTGCACGCGGCCGTCCTGGACGAACTGCTCGGCAGCCTCCCACCCGTCCCCTCCGAGGGGACCTGGCGGCAGCGCCTGGAGCAGGTGCTCACGTCCTGTACGGCGATGCTGCTGGCCCATCCCGAGCTGGCGCGCTCCGCGCTGACCGCGCGGCCGAGCGGACCGCACTACCTGAACCTGATCGAGACCCTGCTCGGCCTGCTCGCCGAGGGCGGGGTGCCGCGCGACCGCGCGGCCTGGGGCGTCGACCTGCTGCTCCAGCACGCCACCGCGACCGCCGCCGAGCACGCCGGTGAGGAGCCGGCGGACGACTGGCGCAACCTCGTCGGCGTCCTGCGCGAGGTGCCCGGGCGGACCCACCCGCACATCGCGGGCAGCGCCCACGTGCTGCTCTCGGGCACGCCCGAGAACCGGCTTTCGTGGGCCTTCCAGACCCTGATCAACGGCATCGAGCGGACCGCCGTACCCGACTGA
- a CDS encoding FAD-dependent oxidoreductase, whose protein sequence is MTGTTSAPLPHHRIAVVGAGLGGLTLARVLHAHGVEAAVFDLDPSPRARTQGGMLDIHDDTGQEALRAAGLHEAFLARVHAGGQAVRVLDRHAEAHWSHADDGRGGRPEIDRGELRALLLESLPEGVIRWGAKVTGARALGGGRHEVTLADGGAFTTDLLVGADGAWSRVRPLVSDAVPAYTGVSFVEADLSAADTRHPVSAEVVGGGMLFALGAGRGFLAHREPDGSLHVYAAVEAPEDWLDGIDFTDAEGAADAVLKEFDGWHENLRALVADADAPLVPRRIHALPAGHHWPRTPGVTLLGDAAHLMSPFAGEGANLALFDAAELALALLAHPADTEAALTAYEERMFTRAGRSATDSALMGGVLFRADAPQRLSAMFAGHQPWAR, encoded by the coding sequence ATGACCGGCACCACCTCAGCCCCGCTCCCGCACCACCGGATAGCCGTCGTCGGCGCCGGACTCGGCGGGCTCACGCTCGCGCGGGTGCTGCACGCGCACGGCGTCGAGGCGGCGGTGTTCGACCTCGACCCCTCGCCGCGGGCCCGCACGCAGGGCGGGATGCTAGACATCCACGACGACACCGGCCAGGAGGCCCTGCGCGCGGCCGGGCTGCACGAGGCGTTCCTCGCGCGGGTCCACGCGGGCGGCCAGGCCGTCCGCGTCCTCGACCGGCACGCGGAGGCGCACTGGTCGCACGCGGACGACGGCAGGGGCGGCCGCCCCGAGATCGACCGGGGCGAACTGCGCGCGCTGCTGCTGGAGTCGCTGCCCGAGGGCGTGATCCGGTGGGGCGCGAAGGTGACCGGGGCGCGTGCGCTGGGCGGTGGGCGGCACGAGGTGACGCTCGCGGACGGCGGCGCCTTCACCACGGACCTGCTCGTGGGCGCGGACGGCGCCTGGTCGCGGGTGCGGCCGCTGGTGTCGGACGCGGTGCCCGCCTACACCGGGGTCTCGTTCGTCGAGGCCGACCTGTCGGCGGCCGACACCCGGCATCCGGTGAGCGCGGAGGTGGTCGGCGGCGGGATGCTGTTCGCGCTCGGCGCCGGGCGCGGGTTCCTCGCCCACCGGGAGCCGGACGGCAGCCTCCACGTGTACGCCGCTGTGGAGGCCCCGGAGGACTGGCTCGACGGCATCGACTTCACCGACGCCGAGGGGGCGGCGGACGCGGTGCTCAAGGAGTTCGACGGCTGGCACGAGAACCTGCGGGCCCTGGTCGCGGACGCGGACGCCCCGCTGGTGCCGCGCCGCATCCACGCCCTCCCGGCCGGCCATCACTGGCCCCGCACACCGGGCGTCACGCTGCTCGGCGACGCGGCCCATCTGATGTCACCGTTCGCCGGAGAGGGCGCCAACCTGGCCCTGTTCGACGCCGCCGAACTGGCCCTCGCCCTCCTCGCCCACCCCGCCGACACCGAGGCGGCGCTCACGGCCTACGAGGAGCGGATGTTCACCCGTGCCGGGCGGTCGGCCACGGACTCGGCGCTCATGGGCGGGGTGCTGTTCCGGGCGGACGCTCCGCAGCGGCTGTCGGCGATGTTCGCGGGGCATCAGCCCTGGGCCCGGTAG
- a CDS encoding TetR/AcrR family transcriptional regulator codes for MLYAVFMSSALPPCPQPQEPLDTPLLLEVGTGPDEPCLRADAARNRARLLEAATRLIAEHGVAGVTMEAVATAAKVGKGTVFRRFGDRTGLLTALLDHSSRSLQADFLGGPPPLGPGAPPLDRLRAFGTAVLHRSAEQLDLQIAALPEPTRRYAHPSVQALRTHLTVLLRQLLPEADCELSALTLLNYLDPALIHHLHRQCGMPMSRLEAGWLDLVDRITATGPRADAPRTSPTAAAERPPGTAPRP; via the coding sequence ATGCTTTACGCTGTCTTCATGTCCAGCGCTCTGCCGCCCTGCCCGCAGCCTCAGGAGCCCCTCGACACGCCCCTGCTGCTGGAGGTCGGCACCGGCCCTGACGAGCCGTGCCTGCGCGCCGACGCCGCCCGCAACCGGGCCCGGCTGCTGGAGGCGGCCACCCGGCTGATCGCCGAGCACGGCGTGGCCGGGGTGACCATGGAGGCCGTCGCCACGGCGGCCAAGGTCGGCAAGGGCACCGTCTTCCGCCGCTTCGGCGACCGCACCGGACTGCTCACCGCCCTGCTGGACCACTCCTCCCGCAGTCTCCAGGCCGACTTCCTCGGCGGCCCGCCCCCGCTGGGCCCCGGCGCACCCCCGCTGGACCGCCTCCGCGCCTTCGGTACGGCCGTCCTGCACCGCTCCGCCGAGCAACTGGACCTGCAGATCGCCGCCCTCCCGGAGCCCACCCGCCGCTACGCCCACCCCTCGGTCCAGGCCCTGCGCACCCATCTCACGGTCCTGCTGCGCCAGTTGCTCCCGGAGGCCGACTGCGAGCTGTCGGCCCTGACCCTCCTGAACTACCTGGACCCCGCCCTGATCCACCACCTGCACCGCCAGTGCGGCATGCCGATGAGCCGCCTCGAAGCGGGCTGGCTGGACCTGGTGGACCGGATCACGGCTACCGGGCCCAGGGCTGATGCCCCGCGAACATCGCCGACAGCCGCTGCGGAGCGTCCGCCCGGAACAGCACCCCGCCCATGA
- a CDS encoding NAD(P)H-dependent oxidoreductase: protein MSVRILALVGSLRAGSHNRQLAEAAAKLAPEGAEVVLYEGLADVPFYNEDIDVEGQVPAAAAELRAAAQAADAFLVFSPEYNGTMPAVLKNAIDWLSRPYGAGAFGGKPVAVIGTAFGQYGGVWAQDDTRKAVGIAGGKVIEDIKLSIPGSVTRFAETHPADDTEVAAQLTEVVTRLHGTVGDVIAA from the coding sequence ATGTCCGTTCGCATCCTCGCGCTCGTCGGCAGCCTCCGCGCCGGTTCGCACAACCGCCAGCTCGCCGAGGCGGCCGCCAAGCTCGCCCCCGAGGGCGCCGAGGTCGTGCTCTACGAGGGCCTGGCCGACGTTCCGTTCTACAACGAGGACATCGACGTCGAGGGCCAGGTCCCGGCCGCCGCCGCCGAGCTGCGCGCCGCCGCCCAGGCCGCCGACGCCTTCCTGGTCTTCTCCCCCGAGTACAACGGCACGATGCCGGCCGTGCTGAAGAACGCCATCGACTGGCTGTCCCGCCCGTACGGCGCCGGCGCCTTCGGCGGCAAGCCGGTCGCCGTCATCGGCACCGCGTTCGGCCAGTACGGCGGCGTGTGGGCGCAGGACGACACCCGCAAGGCCGTGGGCATCGCCGGCGGCAAGGTGATCGAGGACATCAAGCTCTCCATCCCCGGCTCCGTGACCCGCTTCGCCGAGACCCACCCGGCGGACGACACCGAGGTCGCCGCGCAGCTCACCGAGGTCGTCACCCGCCTCCACGGCACCGTCGGCGACGTCATCGCCGCCTGA
- a CDS encoding SDR family NAD(P)-dependent oxidoreductase — protein sequence MSTPAQHKIGSGFGADSTADEVLAGIDLTGRLAVVTGGYSGLGLETTRALTKAGAHVVVPARRPDAAREALAGLENVEVDELDLGDLDSVRAFAERFLASGRTIDFLIDNAGIMACPETRVGPGWETQFATNHLGHFALVNRLWPALAAGDGARVVSVSSRGHHLSPIRWDDVQWTEGYDKWQAYGQAKTANALFALHLDELGRDAGVRAFSLHPGGIMTPLQRHLPKEEMVERGWIDEQGNPLNPAGFKTPEQGAATQVWAATSPRLDGLGGLYLEDCDVAEPAPEDGSWGGVKDWATDPEQAARLWALSAGLTGVDAFAK from the coding sequence ATGAGCACTCCTGCACAGCACAAGATCGGTTCGGGTTTCGGCGCGGACAGCACCGCCGACGAGGTCCTCGCGGGCATCGACCTCACGGGCAGGCTGGCCGTCGTCACCGGGGGCTACTCGGGTCTCGGTCTGGAGACCACGCGTGCGCTGACCAAGGCCGGCGCCCATGTCGTCGTCCCGGCCCGGCGTCCCGACGCGGCCCGGGAGGCGCTGGCCGGGCTGGAGAACGTCGAGGTGGACGAGCTGGACCTCGGCGACCTGGACAGCGTGCGCGCCTTCGCCGAACGGTTCCTGGCGTCGGGCCGCACCATCGACTTCCTGATCGACAACGCCGGGATCATGGCCTGCCCGGAGACCCGCGTCGGACCCGGCTGGGAGACGCAGTTCGCCACCAACCACCTCGGCCACTTCGCCCTCGTCAACCGGCTCTGGCCGGCGCTCGCGGCAGGTGACGGCGCCCGTGTCGTCTCGGTGTCCTCGCGCGGCCACCACCTCTCGCCCATCCGCTGGGACGACGTCCAGTGGACCGAGGGCTACGACAAGTGGCAGGCGTACGGCCAGGCCAAGACGGCCAACGCCCTGTTCGCCCTCCACCTCGACGAGCTGGGCCGGGACGCCGGTGTCCGCGCCTTCTCGCTCCATCCCGGCGGCATCATGACCCCGCTCCAGCGCCACCTTCCCAAGGAGGAGATGGTCGAGCGCGGCTGGATCGACGAGCAGGGCAACCCGCTGAACCCCGCGGGCTTCAAGACCCCGGAGCAGGGCGCGGCCACCCAGGTCTGGGCCGCCACCTCGCCCCGGCTCGACGGCCTGGGCGGGCTGTACCTGGAGGACTGCGACGTGGCCGAGCCCGCGCCCGAGGACGGGTCCTGGGGCGGGGTCAAGGACTGGGCGACCGACCCCGAGCAGGCGGCCAGGCTGTGGGCGCTGTCGGCCGGCCTGACGGGCGTGGACGCGTTCGCGAAGTAG